CTGATCGCGGGCCATGGCCTGCCTGCCGAGGCGCTCGAAATCGTGCCGATGACCGCGACTGGCGACCGGATTCAGGATCGCGCGCTCGCCGAGGTTGGCGGCAAGGCGCTGTGGACGCGCGAACTCGACGGGGCGCTCGACGCGGGCAAGATCGATATCGCGGTGCATTCGCTGAAGGATGTCGAAACGCTGCGCGACGCGCGCTTTTTCCTGGGCGCGATGCTCGAGCGCGCTGATCCGCGCGACCGGCTGGTGGTGCGCGAGGGGATCGCGGCCGCGACGATCGCCGACTTGCCGCTCGGGGCACGATTGGGCACGAGCAGCCCGCGCCGCGCGGCGCAGGTGAAGCGGCTGCGTCCCGATCTCGACACCGTGCTGCTGCGCGGCAATGTCGCGACGCGGCTTGCCAAGATCGCGGGCGGCGACGCCGATGCGACGCTGCTCGCCGCGGCGGGGCTCGATCGGCTGGGGATGCACGATGTCGGGATCGTG
This DNA window, taken from Sphingopyxis sp. PAMC25046, encodes the following:
- the hemC gene encoding hydroxymethylbilane synthase, translating into MNGLPTPENPLRIGTRASPLAMAQAHMAMAALIAGHGLPAEALEIVPMTATGDRIQDRALAEVGGKALWTRELDGALDAGKIDIAVHSLKDVETLRDARFFLGAMLERADPRDRLVVREGIAAATIADLPLGARLGTSSPRRAAQVKRLRPDLDTVLLRGNVATRLAKIAGGDADATLLAAAGLDRLGMHDVGIVQDAAVLLPAASQGAIGIECRADDAKTIALLAAVDHAPTHRAVAAERAFLAALGGDCRSPVAAHAYWQEDGALRLDAEIFSEDGAKHAAGHIVVTGPDMPAVLARRLLAEAPDSVRMLFAP